The genomic segment AACTAGAGGAATACGGCTCAGATCTGGACTCTGTTGCAAAGCTTCATAAACTTCAAAGCCACTCATTTTAGGTAATAAGAAATCTAGCATGATCATCCAAGGCTTTTCTTGCTGGATCATCTCCAGTCCTTTAATACCGTCGGCTGCCTCTAGAACCTCAAAGTTTGCTGGCGGGAGCATGTCACGCACCATATTACGGATTACGCGACTGTCGTCAATTACTAGTATTTTGCGAGCTGCCACTGCTGATAACCCCTCAGTTATTTTGGTGAATAGAGATTTAGCTTGATTAGCTAGTTTTTTGGGAGATTACATGACTACCATTGACAGGATAGCTCAAGTTCTAAACGACAATGATAGCAAGCATTTTTTAGTTTAATTAGCCGATTTATTTGAGCTTTTATAAATTTGAGGCTTTAGTAAGTAAATAAAAGCTTACTAGTTTTTGTCAGATTTAGCTCTTAAATCCGCAATAATTTAGCATATAGCTACCCCTAAATTAGATAAGACTCGCTCTAATTTGATAGTAATTTTTATCAAAACTGATTTTCCGACTTTTCAAAACATTTTTGCGAATTAAAAACTAAACCCAGTAAGGGTTTTAAAAGCACAAAATGGCTTAGCCATTTTGTGCTTTGGTCGCGCAAAACTTACATAGCTACATAGTTTGGTATTGGCAACAATAGCTGATGTTGATCACTTGACTTGGTCTGTATAATCTCAAGTACCAAGATCGGGCATATCTTTACTATGCTCAGATTTTTTAGGATATTCAAGCGATCGCCCATGCTAAAACTGCCAACAAAACTAAACCCAACATCAATCGAATCAAACACAGCCAAAACTTTTGACGAAAATACCACTAAGGGTCAAAAGTCGGTCATCGTTAAATTAGAAAATGTTCGCAAGACCTATACTAACGGCGCTATTGGATTACGCGACGTGAACATAGAGCTTTATAAAGGTGACTTTAAATTTATTACAGGTCATTCGGGATCGGGGAAATCCACATTATTGAAGTTACTTTATGGTGCAGAACAAGCTACAGATGGGGATGTAATTGTGAATGGGGTTAACCTTAACGGTTTAAAGGGGAATAATCTGGCGATGTTGCGCCGCAAAATTGGCATTGTATTTCAAGATTACAAACTTGTTCCACGGCGCACTGTTTCTGAAAATATTGCCTTTGTTTTAATGGCTCAAGGCTATACTTACAAGGAAATTCAGCGACGTGTCCAGCCTGCTTTGAAGATGGTTGGTTTAATGCATAAGGCGGATTGTTTTCCTGAAGAGCTTTCGGGAGGGGAACAGCAAAGGACAAGTATTGCGAGAGCGATCGTTAATACTCCGCCGCTTGTACTTGCGGACGAGCCAACAGGTAATCTTGATCCTGATAATGCTTGGCAAGTAATTAAAATTTTGAAAAAGTTGAATTCGTTTGGGGTGACGGTGCTTTTGACTACTCATGATGAGCAGTTAGTCAGAGCGGCTAATCATCCTGTTTTGCATTTGCAAAATGGTTACATCGTCTAGTAGTCTGTCAATCACAATTTGAGTTTTAGTTCGGTGTGTGGGCAACGCCCACACACCGAACTCTTTAAAGTTATGGTACAAAACGTCGTTCGCTTCTTCACTAAAATCGAATATCTGCTACGTGAGACTTTTTTAGGACTGCGGCGTGGCGGCTGGATGAATTGGGCTGCTATTAGTACTGTGGCAGTGTTGTTGTTTTTGTTTGGGGCAAGCCTACAAATTTCTTGGCAACTGGAAAATGTTCTGGGGCAGCTAGGAAGTCAATTAGAAATTTCGGTTTACTTAGACGAAAATGTCGTTGGTGAGTCGATGCAACCACGTTTACTATTGGTTGAAGGTGTTACCGCTGCAAAGCTGATTCCTAAGGAAGATGCTTGGCAAAATTTGATGAAGGATCTGGGTAAAAATGATCTTAATCAAGCAACGCAACAGCTTGGGGGGAATCCTTTGGTTGATGAGTTTAAGGTGAGGGCTGTGTCTAGCGATCGCGTGCCTGATGTTGCCAAACGTATTTCTGGCTTAAAGGGGATTAATGAGGTTTGGTATACCAATGAGGTTGTGGAGCGGATTGGACAATTACGCCGTGCTTTAAGTAATAGCAGTGTGGCGCTCGTGGCGATTTTTACGGTAATTGCGATCGCGGTTATTACTACAACAATTCGTCTGATCGTGTTGGCAAGGCGACGTGAAATCGAGGTAATGCAATTAGTGGGTGCAACGGCGGTGTGGATTTATTTTCCGTTTGTCTTGCAGGGGGTATTTTTTGGAATTACAGGTGCTGGGACTGCTTATTTAATGCTGATGCTCAGCACTAATCTTTTAGGTGACGCGATTGTCAATCAGCCAGAATTAATCAAGTCGCTAACTTTAGGGCTGACTACTGATTTACGAGTACAGCTTCTGTTGCCTGCGGTCTTAGTATGTTTTGGATCAGTTATTGGTGTGTTGGGTAGCTTATTAGCAGTAAGGAGATTTTCCTTTAATACATAAAATCTAAAGCTTCAGCAATTCTCATTTTATAGAACCGATTTTGGTGTTTCCAGCACCCTCGGCGCTGGAAACACCAAAATCGGTTGTTTGAAAGCCCGCCAACGGTGCGCTTTCAAACAACCGATTTTTATAATGAGAATTGCTAGCAACGCTTAGCGTTGCAGCTACTTTGCGATAAGCTATGTTATGATTTCATTTTGTATGGGTATGTAGCTCAGTTGGATAGAGCATCAGATTCCGGTTCTGAGGGTCGGGGGTTCGAACCCCTCCATACTCGTAATTACAGCGTTGCTGATATAACAAAGTAAAGCTTGCCTAAGTAAGGCAAGCTTTACTAGTAAACATACTTAATTTTTAATCTATGGAACGTGGATTATTGTGGTTGCCGCTGCTGGCAGTTTTTTTCTGGCTGGCTTGGTCTGGTTGGAATGAGTACCAAAAAATTGAATCCTATAAACGTTGGGCGGAGCAGTTTGAACGCCATAAATATGATATTTATGCTGTGTTAGGTCAAAAAGACGATCGCCTAACATGGGGAAAGCCCACTCGCAAAGATCCACTTGATATTCAAACAGTTACTTTTCAAGATATTGCCCGTATCAGATTTCGGATTGACAGCAAGTTTTTTGATGAAAAAGACGCTGAATTTCCCTTAAATGCCAAGAAAATTTATTTGGAATTAGTCCTGAAAACTGGCGAGATGCCCAGTATTAGATTTACTGATATTGATATTGCGGCAGCTTGGTATCGATTTTTAAGCGATCGCCTAGCGGCTTCATCGCAACCTTAAGTTTTGTTAAGTTGCTCTCAAGATTAATTTAACGATTTATGGTCGATCCAAGTACATTTATTTAGCCCAAATCGATTCTTAACCTCGGTATAAACGTAGCTTTAACTTCATCTCTTAGGCTTGAATCAAGTTGTGAGGGTTTACTTTGGAAGTTATTTTAGAAGTTACTTTAGAGTTTATTAGGGCAATTACAGCAACATTGCTGTTGCTTCTGCTAGGCGACTTCTTTTCAACATTTTTGTATCATGTTCCTGAACATGTGTTTGGTAAGTTTCACTCCATCGTGCATCATGGCAAAAACCGCAGCTTTCTTCACTATGCAGTTTTGACCAGAAATCCTCTCGTAATGCTAGATGGCATTTTAGGAGCGGTTCCTTACTTTATATTCACACCTTGGCTGTGGCAATTATCAGCTGTTGGTACGATTATTGGGTTGTTATTAGGTGAGTTTCATGTTGTGTGGCGACATGTTTCAATCCTTGAATGGAAAACTCCAGAACCTTTTAAATCTTGGTGTGATTTATTGTTTATCACTACGCCCGAAAGACATTGGTTACATCATCAAAATGCTTTTGCTGCTTATGGTGACATTTTTTCTTTTTATGATTATCCTGCTCAAAGATGGCTAACTTTCTTACGGTTTGTCCGCCGTAAATTTAAGCAGTTAAATCAATCAAGCAGTAGTAAAACTATTAGTGTTTAATTACCTAAAAACAAAGTAGAGTGGGCGCAAAGTGCCCACTCTACTTTGTTTTTAGGGCAATTTCAATTGTTGGGCTGGAGTGAAAAACTGACGACTAACGAGATTAGTTAATATCAGAGCTGTGATTAGATTTGCGGTGGTAATCGCAAACAAAATCACTAATTGATAACGCACCGCCAGTAATGGCGATACACCGCCTAATATTTGTCCAGTCATCATCCCTGGTAAGGACACCACACCTGTCACCATCATCACGTTAATCGTGGGGATCATCGAGGCTCTGATCGCATCAGATTGGTAATTTGCGATCGCCTGTTTTGGTGTTGCACCCAGACATAAATGTGTTTCGATTTCTCGCGATCGCTTGACTAAATCCTGTGTAAATCTCTCAGATGCGATCGCAGCACCATTCATTGAATTCCCTAAGATCATTCCTGCTAGGGGAATTAAATATTGTGGTGAATACCAAGTATCAGGCTGTACAACTAAAAATGTGGTGTAAGCGAGAATTGCCAACGTGCCAACGATGACCGATATCCACATAATTGGCAAAATGTAAGGTACTTTTTCCCGCACGCGATTTTTAGCTTCACGGGCTGCCATTAAGCTCATCAAGAAAATGATGAATAAAATCACGACTGGTTGCTTAATTTCAAATACCGCATCCAGTAAAAATCCCACTACGATTAATTGAATAATGCTGCGAAAGGTGGCGACTAATAAATTCTTAGCGATCGCTAATTTTTGCCAAACCGATAAACTAATAGCGATTGCCACCATACCGAGGGCGATCGCCATTTTGGGGATATCTAGATCAATAACAGCATTCATAAATTAATCATAATAAAAGCGCTTGGCGTTTTTATTATCCATAGAAATCAGTAGCCATACTAAGCATGGCTACTGATTTTCTAAGATTGCAATGCGGCTAGAGTTGCTGAAGTCAGAACTCCATCGACGGGTAATCCATACAATGCTTGAGCTTTTTTAATAGCGGCGGTAGTCTTTGAGCCTTGAATGCCATCGATCTCCCCATCGTACAAGCCTAGATTACTTAAAAGGGTTTGCCCTTTTTTAATGGAGTTATCGGCAACATTGCTTGTGCTGTCTTGACTAGCAGCCTCTTTATAACTAACTGGTACAACATTACTACCTGCTTCCAGAGCAGACATGGTTAGAGATCCTGCCACCCCATCTGTAACTAAGCCATAGGTTTTTTGAGCCAGAATAATTGCCTCTTGGGTCATTGGTCCACTGATCCCATCGATCGCACCGCCATAAAAACCGCGATCACTTAGCAATTGTTGCAAATTTTTGATTGAGTCTGATTTAGTACTAGCGATGTTGCTCTTCGGGACATAATTACTGCCAGCCTCTAATGCGGCAATAGTTAGAGATCCTGCAACTCCATCAGCAACTAAGCCGTAGGTTTTTTGAGCCAGAATAATTGCCTCTTGGGTCATTGGTCCACTGATCCCATCGATCGCACCGCCATAAAAACCGCGATCGCTTAGCAATTGCTGCAAATTTTTGATTGAGTCTGATTTGTTGTCGCTATTAGCGACGCTAACAGGTGTGGCTTTGACGGGTGTAGCTTCGAGGGAAACATTAGCTTCGTAGGTGTCTGCTTCCAAAGCGGCAATGGTTTGTGCTCCGATCGCACCATCAGCATTTAATTTGTAAAACGTTTGCGCGGCAATAATTGCTTCTGTAGTAGCCGCACCCTTAACCCCATCGATCGCACCTGGGTTAAAGCCGCGCTTGGCTAATAGTTGTTGAATGTTTGCCACTTCAGGTGTGTAGGCAAAAGCAGCAAGGGGCATAGCATTAATCGCGATCACCCCCGCCGCTAGTCCAATACATAAGACTGACTTGGCATGACGTGAGGATTGGGCGATCGCATCAAGCAATTGACAATCTAAAGTCTGATTAATAGATTCGCCTTGCTCTATGAGTTCGCAAAGCACTTCACTGTGGAGATAAGCAACAAGTTCCATACATTCAGCCTCAATAAAAAATGCTATTAAGCTCAGCAATTGGCTCTTTTACATTCGTAAAAAATCTGATTTCGAGGGTTTTCTGTAATCTATGCCTTGTGGTGTGAGGTATAAATTACAGTTTTCAAAGAGCCTTATGTACTTATATTGTATGGAAAAAACAAGTAAATGTTGGGAATTGTTTGTTTTTGTAATTTTTGAATAGCCCCAAAATAAGAGCAGTCGCTTTGCACCTGTTCTTATTTAAAAACTTTTGCCGATCGCTTCAGCAAGCCCATCTAAGGTGTATTCCAAAGCCTCGCAGTCAACGCGCCCAAATAACTCGTAGCAAGTCTTAGAAGTTTGCGGCCCAATTGAAGCGATTTTCACCTCAGCAATCCACGATCGCCAAGTTTCTTGAGACTCGACGCGATCAAGTAATTTGCAAAAATGCTTTACGGTTTTGGAGCTAGCAAAGGCGATCGCATCAAGTCTCTGATTTTGAATAGCTTCTAGCGCGACAGGATCGATCTCCTTAGGACATCCCGACTCATAAGCCGCGATTGCGTCAACTATTGCCCCATGCTGCTGTAACTGCTCCACCAAAATCTCACGTCCGCCCGACTCTACACGCGGGAATAACATTTTTTTGCCAGTTAAAACATGATTGGGAATGGCAAGAAAAGCATCAACCAAAGCATCGGCAACAAAATCCGTTGGCACTAAATCTGGAGAAATCCCATAACTTGCCAAAACTTCTGCTGTCTTGCGCCCGACTACGGCAACTTTAAGTGAATGCAAAGCACGGCTATCTTTGCCAGCCTCTCGCAAGCGCCCAAAAAAGCTCTCAACGGCATTTGCTGAGGTCAAAATTAGCCAATCGTATTTAGTAAGATTGGCGATCGCCTGATCGAGCATTTCCCAACTAGTCGGTGGCAAAATTGCCAAAGTTGGCATCTCGATTACCTTTGCACCTTGACTGGTCAATAAATCTGTAAATTGGCTAGCCTGACCTGCCGCCCTTGTCACTAAAATCGTTTTGCCTTGCAACGCTAATTTTCCCTTTTCGAGATCTACGCTTTGCTCAAAATTTTCCAATGATTGATTGCCTTGACGCGACAATTGCTCATGAAACTTTACGACTTCCCCAATAATAATCACCGATGGCGATAGCGAACCTTCGGGTAATTTCGATTGAATATCTGTCAGAGTTCCTGTCCATACTTGTTGATCGGCTCTTCCACACCAACGCACGATCGCGATTTTTGTATCCCCAGATTTTCCCGTTTGTAATTTCTCTAACAAGCTTGCCAGATTATTTGTCCCCATCAAAATTACCAATGTTGGAATTTGGGTGATCGCTTCCCAAGGCAACCGATCCAAATCATGCCCCGTCATCACCGCAAAACAAGAACTCGCTTCCACTTCCGTAAGCGGAATTCCTGCCAACATGGGAGCCGCGATCGCACTAGAAATTCCTGCAACAACTTCCCATTCACAATTTGCTACTTGCAGGGCAAGTATCTCAGGTAGCGATCGTCCAAATATCCAAGGATCACCGCTCTTGAGCCGCACCACGCGCTTACCTTGCAAGCAATAATCCACCAACATTTGATTGATTTCGGCTTGTTTGATGCTTTCCTGACCACCACGTTTACCAGCAATGATGCGATCGCATTTCTCTGGAGCCAGATCTAATAAAGTGCGATCGACCAACGCATCACTAATAATCACTTCAGCAGTACATATCAAATCCCTAGCGCGAACTGTCAAAAACTCTACGCCACCAATTCCCGCCCCAACTATAAAGACTTTACCATTCATAAAAGATTTTTAGGATCTATGCCCATTTCGCGAAGCTTAGCTGCATATTTAGACATAGCATTCAGAGCTTGTTCTTTTTGCTCAACCTGTTCCAGATAAGTTAAAAACTTATTCCCATCTGGGTGAAAAATATTTAAACTTTCATCAGTTAGCTCAAAGCGAATCCCTAAACGTGAGCTGATCCAATTTTGGACTTTATCAATAGGCTCTAGTCGATTCTGTTCTTGATTTCTGATCCATATTGCTAAGTCATTGGAAAGATGATCGTAGACATAATATTCCTCTACACCATAGGTTTGATAGAAATCAAACTTGCGAGACATTTCTAAAATACGATTGCCTCTAGACAAAATTTCAAATACTACTTGAGGTGCTATCCCTGACTCTATGTGTTGAATGTAAGAACCTCGCGCTCCCTTTGGTCTGCCAAATACCACCATTACATCAGGCGCTCGACGAATATCAGACTTACCTTCAACGGGATACCACAGTAAATCTCCTGCTACAAATACATTCTCATCATCTTTAAAGAGAGATTCCAATCCACCTGTAATCGTCACTATCCATTGATAATGCTCGGTACTTTCTGCCATTGGTTGTCCGTCACTGCTAGGATAGATAGTCTCTAACTTGCTGATTGTATTAGTCATAGGTTTTTGATCTGTGCGATCGCCAAGCAACTGAGATTAATTATACCAACTCAATTAATAGCATTACTATTTGCAGGATTTCACAAGCTTACTATTTTGAGATGATCCAATTGCGGCGGAAAAATCTTGCTAGATCTGACTCATCGATCGCAAGACAAATAGGGCGACCATGCGGACAGGTATGAGGATTGCGGGTTTGTTGCCATTGCCAGAGCAGATCGCGAATTGTGGACATTTCTAACTTTGTACCATTGCGAATTGCACTACGACAGGCAGCCGTTGCCCTTGCCATAGTTGGATCATCCAGATGACTCATTTCTTGCAAAATCACTGCACAATCTTCATGCCCAATTAAAATTTCAGGCAGCGATCGCACAGCCCATAGGTTATTCCCAAAAGCTTCAATTTCTATGCCTAGTGCTTGTAAACGGTCAATTGCATCGTCAGAAAGTTGCTTCAATAAAATCGGTTGCTCAATAGTCACAATTTGCCATTGAGTTTCGATTTGCTCAAAGAGAACTCGCTCATGGGCAACATGTTGCTCCACTAGCCATAAACCACCTGAGTGCTCCGCTAAAATGTAAGTATCAAGAACCTGTGCGATCGCCTTCAAAGATAAATTTGGTTGATTGAAGTTCTCCCGCTTGGCAGGAATCAAATAAGAGGTTTTGCGTTCAGCAGTTTTTAATAGTTCATTAGCCGCACTTCCATAATTAATTTGAGAACTTGATTCAGAAACTTTGAGAGATTCCGTAATGCAATCTTTTAACTGAGTTTGGATATCTCCTAAATTTTGAATATAGGCTTCAGCCTTGGCGGGATGACGATTCCAGTCGATGCGATCGCAGGGTAGATTTAAACTAACAATACATACAGGAAAACGATTGCGAGGTATGGTTCGCTCTAAACTAGAGAGAATAGTTTGCTCTAATTCAGGAAAAGTAATTCCCCGACCATTGAGAATAATCTTTACCCAGTCAGGACGACGACGCGATAGGCGATCGGGCAGTCCAAGGGTGATTGAGATGAGGGTGAATTCTCTAAACACCAAATCATAGGGCTGAATTGAACTAATAATTTGTGGCAAAATCTCACTAGCATCCTCTCCTGCCCAAATCGTCATCCATTCTCGATTGTCGAGATTTACCTGCCAGTTAATTTGAGGATTTGCGATCGCCATTTGTTGAATCTGTAATTGCACCTTGCGAGCTTGCTGCGAATTACTAGGCAAAGATTGTAAACGATTAGGATAACGCGAAAATAGATTGCGAACGGTGACGACTGTCCCCGATGCGATCGCGACTACTTTTGGGCTGGTTTGTAAATTGCCATGCTCATCATAATTAGCTTGATAGCCCACTGGCTCTAGGACTGGGCGACTGCAAATATGCAAATCTGCAAGTTGGGCAAGACTATAGAGAGCTTCACCGCGAAAGCCTAAACTATTTATCTGTTGAAGATCTTCAGCATTATTGATTTTACTAGTTGTATGCGGAGTTGCAGCTTGGGATAAATCAGCGATCGCCATGCCACAGCCATTGTCACTCACCTGTACTGAGAGAGAATCTGTCCATATCGAAATTACGATTCTTGTCGCTTGGGCATCGATCGCATTCTCAGCAAGTTCTCTTACTACCGCCGCCAATGAATCAATCACTTCCCCAGCAGCGATTAGATGCACAACTTCAATAGGTAGCGTGTGAATGTTTTGCATTGCCTACCCTAAGCGCTGCTTTAGCCAAAATTGTAAGGTGGGCAGCGCAATTCGATATCCATATTTTGCACTATAAACTAGTCCCTTTTGTTCCAAACTATCTAGCGCACCTTGTAAGCTTCCCCCTTTAGAAAGTTGGTGCTTTTGGATATATTCACGACTATGCGGACTCACTGTCGGATCGATCGCTAGGCTCTCTAATACTCTCACCTGAGTTGGCGGCAATAGCATAATCAAAGACTCAAAGGTAGGAGCAAGATCTTCAACTAGCGCCAACATGTTTTGATGAACATGATGCGGTTGAACTAGAAATTCAGTTTGGGAATGGGATTGAGAATTGGTTAGGGTAAGATATTCAAGCCAGATGCGTCTAGTTAAGGCGATCGCATCGCTAAGATTTCCTTGAATGTATTCTGTAAATAGCTGTAACGCGGTAGTTTGCGGATCAAACTTTATACCCTTTTCTTGCATGGTTGGTTCGAGCCATTCGCAAAGCTCTACATTGCTTAAAGGTGGAAGTTCGACTACATGCAGACTCAGCTTATGCATCCAAGGTTCAGGAACTGTGGCGATTAAGACATAACTCACCCGACTTTGAAGTTGAATTTCGCGCCGCAAATATTCTTCCCATTCACCTTTGCGATCCCACGAGCGAATATGGGGGAAATTATGCAACACGATCGCTACCCGACAATCGAGCCATTCTGCCATCTGCTGCGGCAACCTTAGCAAATGCTCAAATAAATTCCAGATTCCTGCCGAGGAGAGTTTCCAAAACATCTTAGGTTTAGATTGTTCCGTTAGCTCAAAGCTAATGGGTTGCTCCTTAAGTAAACCTTGTAATTTGAGCAATTCTTCAGGACTATCAAAGGTACTGAGCAAACTTTCGGCTAATAGCTTTAAAAAGCGATCTCCATCCGTGGCTCGCAAACAATCTAAAGTAATCACTCTGGCTCCAGCTTTTTGGGCAGCCCATTTGACTAAAGTTCTACGCCCACTTCCCGCTACCCCTGCGATCAGCAAATCACCATCATCTAACAAAATTTGACTAATCTGCTCTAATTCTGTTTGTCTGCCCACCAATCGCTGGGGCAAAAATGGATTGTTAATCATCTCGCAATTGTATCGCAATTCGCTATCACTACAATTCTCTCGATATGACTTGTCCCAATCCCTGAAAGTGTGACTACATTCTTTGGGATTAAAACCCCAACCCAGACAAGGTTTTGAATTCTCAAAATAGCACCGCCATTTTGAGAATTGGTATTAATTATGTGGTTTACATTGCCGACAGTGATTCAAACCACATAATTGGGCTTGCTGGCTTCAAGATTCTTTAAGGCAGCAATTACTATTTTTTAGTACCATAGTCATAACCGTTTACCTAAAAATATCGATGGCACTTGAGACAAAAGATCTTACTCCTGCCCCTCCCATTCCTCGCTGGCATACCTTCAGTGCTGATGAATCTCTAGAATTACTTAAAAGCGATCCTCATCAAGGTATCACTAGCCAAGAAGTTGCATCTAGATTGGAGCGCTATGGAACTAATGAATTAATTGAAAAAGCTGGGCGATCGTCGCTGCAAATCTTTATTGATCAGTTCACAAATATCATGCTGATCATGCTGATGGCAGTTGCTGTCGTCTCGGCTGTCCTCGATATTAGGGATAACGAATTTCCGAAAGATGCGATCGCCATTAGCTCAATTGTTTTGCTTAATGGCATCCTTGGCTACATGCAAGAGACCAATGCCGAAAAGGCTCTCGCGGCACTCAAGCGGATGTCTTCCCCAAAAGTGCGGGTAATACGCAATGGTGAAGTAATCGAGATCAGTGGCAAAGAACTTGTGCCTGGCGACATCATGCTCTTAGAAGCAGGGGTACAAATCGCTGCTGACGGCAGATTACTTGATGAACAAAATTTACAAGTGCGAGAATCGGCTCTGACAGGCGAAGCCGAAGCTGTAAACAAAGAAGCGAAATTAATTCTTGAAGAAGATGCGAGTTTAGGCGATCGCTTAAATTGTGTTTATCAAGGTACTGAGGTCGTGCAGGGACGCGCCAAGGTACTCGTTACTAAGACGGGGATGCAGACTGAGTTAGGAAAAATCGCTGCCCTAATTCAAGATGTGGAGACTGAAGATACCCCTCTACAACAACGGATGACGCAGCTAGGTAATGTGCTGGTAAGTGGTTCCCTAGCATTAGTGGGCTTAGTTGTACTAGTGGGAATGCTCAATAAAGGTAACTTTGGTGAACTTCTCAAGACTTCCCTCAGTATGGCGGTTGCTGTTGTGCCTGAAGGACTTCCTGCGGTAGTTACAGTTACTCTCGCGTTGGGAACTCAACGCATGGTCAGAAGAAATGCCCTAATTCGTCGGCTGCCCGCTGTTGAGACACTTGGTTCTGTCACTACGATTTGCTCTGACAAAACAGGTACGCTCACTCAGAACAAAATGGTGGTGCAGGGGATTCGCACAGGACTACATTCTTTGCAAGTCACAGGCGATGGTTATGCACCGTTTGGTGAATTTAATATATTAGGAAATTCACCTGAAGATTCTAATTTTGCGGTGAACAACATCCCTGAAGTTCAGCAATTGCTGATGGCTTGTGTATTTTGCAACGATGCGATTTTGCAGCAAAAAAATGGTGAATGGATCATCATCGGCGACCCCACTGAAGGCGCTTTGTTAGTTCTGGCAAGCAAAGGTGGCTGTGATGCGGCGGAATGGCAACATCGGATGCCGCGTGTATCTGAGGTTCCTTTCTCGTCTGAACGCAAACGCATGAGCGTAATGGTGCAAGGCGAATATGGTGGTAATGTACTTTTTTGCAAAGGTTCACCTGAGCTAACTTTAGAATGCTGTACTCATATTCAAATTGGCGATCAGATCCATGAGATAGCTGATTTCCAACGTCAACATGTTCTTGCGCAAAACAACGAACTCGCCAGTCGTGGGTTGCGCGTATTAGGTTTTGCCTATCGCACATTTTCGTATTTACCCGAAGATGGTATTACTGCAAAAGATGAGAGCAATCTAATTTGGGTTGGCTTAGTGGGAATGCTTGATGCACCTCGCCCTGAAGTCCGCGAAGCGGTGAAGCGCTGTCGTGAAGCAGGTATCCGTCCCGTAATGATTACTGGTGATCATCAACTCACAGCCAAGGCGATCGCAGAAGACTTAGGAATTGCTGAATCAGGCGATCGGGTGCTCACAGGCAAAGAGCTAGAACTCATGAGTCCTGAAGCTCTAGATCAAGAAGTAAGTCAGGTTAGTGTTTATGCGCGCGTCTCCCCCGAACACAAATTGCGAATCGTTCAAGCTTTACAAAGACAGCATCAATTTGTAGCCATGACTGGTGATGGTGTGAATGATGCCCCCGCACTCAAGCAAGCCGATATTGGGATCGCTATGGGGATCACTGGTACTGATGTATCCAAAGAAGCTAGCGACATGATCTTGCTGGATGATAACTTCGCCACGATTGTCGCTGCTACTGAAGAAGGTCGCGTAGTTTATACCAATATTCGCCGCTTTATCAAATACATTCTTGGTAGCAACATTGGTGAAGTCATCACGATTGCGGCGGCTCCGATGCTGGGCTTAACTGTGCCTTTGATTCCTCTACAAATTTTATGGATGAATCTTGTCACCGATGGCTTGCCAGCTCTTGCACTTGCCGTAGAGCCTGCTGAACCCAATGTTATGCAAAGACCCCCTGTTGATCCTCGTGAAAATATTTTTGCCAGAGGAATGGGAGCCTACA from the Pseudanabaena sp. BC1403 genome contains:
- the mutL gene encoding DNA mismatch repair endonuclease MutL is translated as MQNIHTLPIEVVHLIAAGEVIDSLAAVVRELAENAIDAQATRIVISIWTDSLSVQVSDNGCGMAIADLSQAATPHTTSKINNAEDLQQINSLGFRGEALYSLAQLADLHICSRPVLEPVGYQANYDEHGNLQTSPKVVAIASGTVVTVRNLFSRYPNRLQSLPSNSQQARKVQLQIQQMAIANPQINWQVNLDNREWMTIWAGEDASEILPQIISSIQPYDLVFREFTLISITLGLPDRLSRRRPDWVKIILNGRGITFPELEQTILSSLERTIPRNRFPVCIVSLNLPCDRIDWNRHPAKAEAYIQNLGDIQTQLKDCITESLKVSESSSQINYGSAANELLKTAERKTSYLIPAKRENFNQPNLSLKAIAQVLDTYILAEHSGGLWLVEQHVAHERVLFEQIETQWQIVTIEQPILLKQLSDDAIDRLQALGIEIEAFGNNLWAVRSLPEILIGHEDCAVILQEMSHLDDPTMARATAACRSAIRNGTKLEMSTIRDLLWQWQQTRNPHTCPHGRPICLAIDESDLARFFRRNWIISK
- a CDS encoding Uma2 family endonuclease, which encodes MTNTISKLETIYPSSDGQPMAESTEHYQWIVTITGGLESLFKDDENVFVAGDLLWYPVEGKSDIRRAPDVMVVFGRPKGARGSYIQHIESGIAPQVVFEILSRGNRILEMSRKFDFYQTYGVEEYYVYDHLSNDLAIWIRNQEQNRLEPIDKVQNWISSRLGIRFELTDESLNIFHPDGNKFLTYLEQVEQKEQALNAMSKYAAKLREMGIDPKNLL
- a CDS encoding cation-translocating P-type ATPase, whose product is MALETKDLTPAPPIPRWHTFSADESLELLKSDPHQGITSQEVASRLERYGTNELIEKAGRSSLQIFIDQFTNIMLIMLMAVAVVSAVLDIRDNEFPKDAIAISSIVLLNGILGYMQETNAEKALAALKRMSSPKVRVIRNGEVIEISGKELVPGDIMLLEAGVQIAADGRLLDEQNLQVRESALTGEAEAVNKEAKLILEEDASLGDRLNCVYQGTEVVQGRAKVLVTKTGMQTELGKIAALIQDVETEDTPLQQRMTQLGNVLVSGSLALVGLVVLVGMLNKGNFGELLKTSLSMAVAVVPEGLPAVVTVTLALGTQRMVRRNALIRRLPAVETLGSVTTICSDKTGTLTQNKMVVQGIRTGLHSLQVTGDGYAPFGEFNILGNSPEDSNFAVNNIPEVQQLLMACVFCNDAILQQKNGEWIIIGDPTEGALLVLASKGGCDAAEWQHRMPRVSEVPFSSERKRMSVMVQGEYGGNVLFCKGSPELTLECCTHIQIGDQIHEIADFQRQHVLAQNNELASRGLRVLGFAYRTFSYLPEDGITAKDESNLIWVGLVGMLDAPRPEVREAVKRCREAGIRPVMITGDHQLTAKAIAEDLGIAESGDRVLTGKELELMSPEALDQEVSQVSVYARVSPEHKLRIVQALQRQHQFVAMTGDGVNDAPALKQADIGIAMGITGTDVSKEASDMILLDDNFATIVAATEEGRVVYTNIRRFIKYILGSNIGEVITIAAAPMLGLTVPLIPLQILWMNLVTDGLPALALAVEPAEPNVMQRPPVDPRENIFARGMGAYMVRIGIVLAIITIALMAWAHGYTNLNFDDIYHKERWATMVFTTLCLAQMGHAIAIRSNTQLTIELDPRTNLYVWGSVIMTTVLQLVLIYVEPFRRFFGTHLLRPEELAVCFGFSALMFVWIELEKLLIRWWLWQRQS